A window from Mycolicibacterium tokaiense encodes these proteins:
- a CDS encoding IclR family transcriptional regulator, with amino-acid sequence MRQDSGIGVLDKAVGVLHAVAESPCGLADLCERTGLPRATAHRLAAGLETHRLLARDADGRWLLGPAISELSAHVNDPLLSAGATVLPRLREITGESVQLYRRDGTSRICVAALEPPAGLRDTVPIGTRLPMTAGSGAKVLLAYADAATQQAVLPSAMFTDRTLAEVRKRGWAQSAAEREAGVASVSAPVRDPRGAVIAAVSVSGPIDRMGRRPGVRWAADLLAASEAMTRRL; translated from the coding sequence GTGAGACAGGATAGCGGTATCGGCGTTCTCGACAAAGCGGTGGGAGTGCTGCATGCAGTCGCCGAGTCCCCCTGCGGGCTGGCGGATCTGTGTGAGCGGACCGGCTTGCCGCGGGCCACTGCGCACCGGTTGGCCGCCGGGCTGGAAACCCATCGACTACTGGCCCGGGATGCCGACGGCCGCTGGCTGCTGGGGCCCGCCATCAGCGAGCTCTCGGCGCATGTCAACGATCCCCTGCTGTCGGCGGGTGCCACGGTGCTCCCCCGGCTGCGCGAGATCACCGGCGAGAGCGTCCAGCTCTACCGCCGCGACGGCACCAGCCGGATCTGTGTTGCCGCTCTGGAACCGCCTGCCGGACTGCGGGATACGGTGCCCATCGGCACCCGGCTGCCGATGACTGCGGGCTCGGGCGCCAAGGTGCTGCTGGCCTACGCCGATGCGGCCACCCAACAGGCGGTGCTGCCGTCGGCGATGTTCACCGACCGCACCCTCGCCGAGGTCCGCAAGCGCGGCTGGGCGCAGAGCGCAGCCGAACGAGAGGCCGGGGTGGCCAGCGTTTCGGCGCCGGTGCGTGACCCCCGCGGCGCCGTCATCGCCGCAGTCTCGGTGTCGGGCCCCATCGACAGGATGGGCCGGCGCCCCGGCGTGCGCTGGGCAGCAGACCTGCTGGCCGCCTCCGAAGCCATGACCCGCAGGCTGTAG
- a CDS encoding PPOX class F420-dependent oxidoreductase, with the protein MGSNQRSQIVMSADEITDFVANSRTGTLATIGPDGQPHLVAMWYGVLDGEIWLETKAKSQKAVNLTRDARYTFLIEDGDTYDTLRGVSFEGRAEIVDDPDTCFRVGVSVWERYTGPYSEDMKAGVEMMMNKRVAVRLVTGRTRSWDHRKLGLPPMPLSGSTAPKTR; encoded by the coding sequence ATGGGAAGCAACCAGCGCTCACAGATCGTCATGTCCGCCGACGAGATCACCGATTTCGTCGCCAACAGCCGTACCGGAACCCTGGCCACCATCGGCCCCGACGGCCAGCCGCACCTGGTGGCCATGTGGTACGGGGTGCTCGACGGCGAGATCTGGCTGGAGACCAAAGCCAAGTCGCAGAAAGCCGTCAACCTCACACGGGACGCGCGGTACACCTTCCTGATCGAGGACGGCGACACCTACGACACGCTGCGCGGGGTCTCGTTCGAGGGACGGGCCGAGATCGTCGATGATCCGGACACCTGTTTCCGGGTGGGGGTCAGCGTGTGGGAGCGCTACACCGGGCCTTACTCCGAGGACATGAAGGCCGGCGTGGAGATGATGATGAACAAGCGGGTGGCGGTGCGCCTGGTCACCGGCCGCACACGATCCTGGGATCACCGCAAGCTGGGGCTGCCGCCGATGCCGTTGTCGGGATCCACCGCACCAAAGACCCGGTAG